The following are from one region of the Rosistilla carotiformis genome:
- the xylB gene encoding xylulokinase produces MAYYLGIDVGTSGTKSLLIDATGKVLAEAVAEYPMHQPKPGWTEQDPEDWWQATVATVRQVVRKAKAKPADVRAIGLSGQMHGSVFLDAKNKVVRPALLWNDQRTVAECDEITQRAGGRKALIKMVANPALTGFTAPKILWLRNNEPRKFDKVRKVLLPKDEIRRRLTGEFAGDMSDASGTLLLDVVKRQWSKKLLSKLELDPDLLPPVFESEQVTGQLTAAVAKELGLSTDCKVVAGAGDCAAGAIGNGVVERGVLSTSIGTSGVMFVHSDQPEYDAEGRLHTFCHAVHGQWHMMGVNLTSGGSLQWWIDNVVQGLAGIPKGKRYEAATAEAAEIAAGSGGLSFLPYLNGERTPHADPSARGAFVGLNLTHTRAHMTRAVMEGVVFAMRDSLEIIRSLNVPVDQIRVSGGGSKNPLWKQMQADIFGQNVVTLNAEQGPAYGVALLAAVGDGAYDSIGEACKATIQVKEQTKVDRKAASAMDALFPIYQDLYVALKDSFQKIASLQ; encoded by the coding sequence ATGGCTTATTATCTCGGGATCGATGTCGGCACCAGCGGAACGAAATCTTTGTTGATCGATGCGACGGGGAAGGTATTGGCCGAAGCGGTCGCCGAATACCCGATGCATCAGCCCAAGCCGGGCTGGACCGAACAGGATCCCGAGGATTGGTGGCAGGCGACCGTGGCGACGGTTCGCCAAGTCGTTCGCAAAGCGAAGGCGAAACCGGCCGACGTGCGCGCGATCGGGCTGAGTGGCCAGATGCACGGATCGGTCTTCTTGGATGCGAAAAACAAAGTCGTCCGGCCGGCGCTGCTGTGGAACGATCAACGGACCGTCGCCGAATGCGATGAGATCACTCAGCGTGCCGGCGGCCGCAAGGCGCTTATCAAGATGGTCGCCAATCCCGCCCTGACCGGCTTCACGGCACCGAAGATCTTGTGGCTGCGAAATAACGAACCGCGGAAATTCGACAAGGTCCGCAAGGTGCTGTTGCCCAAGGACGAGATCCGCCGACGCTTGACCGGCGAATTCGCTGGCGACATGAGCGATGCGAGCGGCACGTTGTTGTTGGACGTTGTGAAACGCCAATGGAGCAAAAAGCTGCTCTCCAAACTGGAACTCGATCCCGATCTGCTGCCCCCGGTTTTTGAATCCGAACAGGTCACCGGACAACTGACGGCGGCGGTCGCCAAGGAATTGGGACTGAGCACCGATTGCAAAGTGGTCGCCGGAGCGGGGGACTGCGCCGCCGGAGCGATCGGCAACGGGGTCGTCGAGCGTGGCGTCTTGAGCACGTCGATCGGAACCTCCGGCGTGATGTTCGTTCACAGCGACCAACCCGAATACGATGCCGAAGGACGACTGCACACCTTCTGCCACGCCGTCCATGGCCAATGGCACATGATGGGCGTGAATCTGACCAGCGGCGGATCGCTGCAATGGTGGATCGACAACGTCGTCCAAGGACTGGCGGGAATCCCGAAAGGGAAACGCTACGAAGCGGCAACGGCCGAAGCGGCGGAGATCGCTGCGGGGAGCGGCGGCTTGAGTTTCTTGCCTTATCTGAACGGCGAGCGAACGCCGCACGCCGATCCTTCGGCGCGGGGCGCCTTCGTCGGTTTGAACCTCACCCACACGCGAGCTCACATGACGCGAGCGGTCATGGAAGGCGTCGTCTTTGCGATGCGAGACAGTCTCGAAATCATCCGCTCGCTGAACGTTCCGGTCGATCAGATCCGAGTCAGCGGCGGCGGGTCGAAGAATCCGCTGTGGAAACAGATGCAGGCGGACATCTTTGGCCAGAACGTCGTCACGCTCAACGCAGAACAAGGGCCGGCGTACGGCGTCGCGCTGTTGGCCGCGGTGGGCGATGGGGCTTACGATTCGATCGGTGAAGCTTGCAAAGCGACGATCCAGGTGAAGGAGCAGACCAAGGTCGATCGCAAAGCGGCGTCGGCGATGGACGCCCTGTTCCCCATCTATCAGGATCTCTACGTCGCCTTGAAGGACTCCTTTCAGAAGATCGCATCGTTGCAGTAG